The following are from one region of the Chloracidobacterium sp. genome:
- a CDS encoding Spy/CpxP family protein refolding chaperone, translated as MSLRSKFFSGVAVAVAATAFSVAGIAQEKVERSPEAGQKKERMRGEGFGKGMRDGHGKGMRGGKHGGFGLRGIELTEAQKEQLKAIREANKPDPAIREEMKTIMMARRDGTITEEQKARVQTLRAQQMEKAQAVRAQVDAILTPEQKQQIETRKQEMRQKMEERRQQWQQRREEFKQRKEAGETKPAEKPAI; from the coding sequence ATGTCATTAAGATCAAAATTCTTCTCGGGCGTGGCAGTGGCTGTCGCCGCAACAGCATTCTCGGTCGCCGGGATCGCCCAGGAAAAGGTGGAAAGATCGCCGGAGGCCGGCCAGAAGAAAGAGCGTATGCGTGGCGAAGGCTTCGGCAAAGGCATGCGCGATGGACACGGTAAGGGAATGCGCGGCGGGAAACACGGTGGTTTTGGCCTGCGCGGTATCGAACTTACCGAGGCTCAAAAAGAACAGCTCAAGGCGATCCGTGAGGCAAACAAGCCCGATCCGGCAATTCGCGAGGAAATGAAGACCATCATGATGGCTCGCCGCGACGGGACGATCACCGAAGAGCAAAAGGCCCGCGTCCAGACGCTTCGTGCCCAGCAGATGGAAAAGGCCCAAGCCGTACGTGCTCAGGTCGATGCCATCCTGACGCCGGAACAGAAACAGCAGATCGAAACACGAAAACAGGAGATGCGTCAGAAGATGGAAGAGCGCCGTCAGCAATGGCAGCAGCGACGCGAGGAATTCAAACAGCGGAAGGAAGCTGGCGAAACCAAACCAGCGGAAAAGCCGGCCATCTAG
- a CDS encoding YtxH domain-containing protein, with protein MRHEYDREEASAVTKLTYLLIGGGIGAVIALLFAPKSGQELRGDIADATRKGLEKGKETAAHLQEVAGEYYEVSREKATEFVHTAQEKAEELGEKARAAAVRTANPFTAAVEAGKEAYVAEKRRTEVKSIAEGRPSYPVKDEENK; from the coding sequence ATGAGACACGAATACGATAGAGAAGAGGCAAGTGCGGTTACGAAGTTGACGTATTTGTTGATCGGCGGCGGCATTGGTGCAGTGATCGCATTGCTTTTCGCCCCGAAATCGGGTCAAGAGCTCCGCGGAGACATCGCCGATGCCACTCGTAAAGGACTCGAAAAGGGCAAAGAGACCGCAGCACATCTGCAGGAGGTAGCCGGCGAGTATTACGAAGTTTCACGTGAAAAAGCGACCGAATTTGTCCACACGGCTCAGGAAAAGGCCGAGGAACTCGGCGAAAAGGCGCGGGCGGCTGCCGTAAGGACGGCAAACCCGTTCACCGCGGCGGTCGAGGCCGGAAAAGAGGCTTATGTGGCCGAAAAGCGCCGGACGGAAGTGAAATCGATCGCAGAAGGCCGTCCGAGCTATCCGGTGAAGGACGAAGAAAACAAGTAA
- the lepA gene encoding elongation factor 4, with protein MNRELIRNFSIIAHIDHGKSTLADRILQLTGAVADRDMEEQLLDDMDLERERGITIKAHAVRLDYKASNGKDYVLNLIDTPGHVDFSYEVSRSLSACEGALLVVDASQGVEAQTLANTYLALENDLELIPVLNKIDLPSAEPERIKEQIESIIGLDASEAVLTSAKTGLGIGEVLEAIIAKVPPPKGDENAPLKALIFDSWYDSYRGVIVLFRIIDGTIKKGTKIKFFNTGREYLVETLGVNRPRPTPINELGPGEVGFLTASIKTVADVQIGDTITETARPVATPFPGFQEVKPMVFAGLYPTDSAQYEDLRDAMEKLRLNDASFFFEPESSTALGFGFRCGFLGLLHMEIVQERLEREFNLDLITTAPGVRYRVTTTDGEVAEIDSPAKMPDTGRITKIEEPFIEATILTNDEFLGGILPLLDEKRGVQKKFEYITTNRVMLVYELPLNEIVLDFYDRLKSVSKGYASLDYHLSGYKESKLVKLDILVSGEPVDALSVILHTATAAAKGRLLTAKMKELIPRQMFEVAIQAAIGNKVIARETVKAMGKNVIAKCYGGDISRKRKLLEKQKEGKKRMKKVGRVEIPQEAFLAVLKVNES; from the coding sequence ATGAACCGCGAACTTATAAGAAATTTTTCGATCATTGCCCATATCGATCATGGCAAGTCGACGCTCGCCGACCGCATTCTGCAACTGACCGGCGCCGTCGCGGACCGCGACATGGAAGAACAGCTGCTCGACGATATGGATCTCGAACGTGAACGCGGCATCACGATCAAGGCACACGCGGTCAGACTGGATTACAAGGCGAGCAACGGCAAGGATTATGTGCTGAACCTGATCGACACGCCGGGACATGTCGATTTTTCGTACGAGGTGTCGAGGTCGCTATCAGCTTGCGAGGGTGCGTTATTGGTGGTTGATGCGTCGCAGGGCGTCGAGGCTCAAACCCTTGCAAATACATATCTTGCTCTCGAGAACGATCTCGAATTGATCCCGGTTCTTAACAAGATCGACCTTCCGTCTGCCGAGCCGGAACGCATCAAGGAACAGATCGAGAGCATCATCGGCCTTGATGCGAGCGAGGCCGTCCTGACATCGGCAAAGACCGGCCTCGGGATAGGCGAGGTTCTAGAAGCGATCATTGCAAAGGTTCCGCCGCCAAAAGGCGATGAGAATGCGCCGCTCAAGGCTTTGATATTCGATAGCTGGTACGACAGCTATCGCGGCGTGATCGTGCTTTTCCGGATCATCGACGGCACGATCAAAAAGGGCACCAAAATAAAGTTCTTCAACACGGGACGAGAATACCTGGTAGAGACACTTGGCGTAAACCGCCCGCGGCCGACGCCGATCAACGAACTCGGCCCCGGCGAAGTAGGATTCTTGACAGCCTCGATAAAGACAGTTGCAGACGTTCAGATCGGCGACACGATCACCGAGACCGCTCGCCCGGTAGCGACGCCGTTTCCCGGATTTCAGGAAGTAAAGCCGATGGTCTTCGCCGGTCTTTACCCGACCGATTCGGCGCAGTACGAGGACCTTCGCGATGCAATGGAAAAGCTGCGGCTGAATGATGCGTCGTTCTTCTTTGAACCCGAATCATCGACGGCTTTGGGTTTCGGTTTCCGCTGCGGTTTCCTCGGCCTGCTGCATATGGAGATCGTCCAGGAACGCCTCGAACGCGAATTCAATTTAGACCTGATCACGACGGCGCCCGGTGTGCGTTATCGCGTGACGACGACCGACGGCGAGGTCGCCGAGATCGATTCGCCCGCAAAGATGCCCGATACTGGCCGCATTACCAAGATCGAAGAGCCATTCATCGAGGCGACAATACTTACCAACGACGAATTCCTCGGCGGCATCTTGCCGCTCCTCGACGAAAAACGCGGGGTCCAGAAAAAGTTCGAGTATATTACGACCAACCGCGTGATGCTGGTCTACGAATTGCCGCTGAATGAGATCGTCCTGGATTTCTACGACCGGCTGAAGAGCGTCTCAAAAGGATATGCCTCACTCGATTATCATCTGTCGGGTTACAAGGAAAGCAAATTGGTCAAACTCGACATTCTGGTCTCGGGCGAGCCGGTCGATGCGCTTTCCGTGATCCTTCATACGGCGACCGCGGCCGCAAAGGGCCGGTTGCTGACGGCGAAGATGAAGGAACTTATACCGCGGCAGATGTTCGAGGTGGCGATCCAGGCCGCGATCGGAAACAAAGTGATCGCACGCGAGACCGTTAAAGCCATGGGCAAGAACGTCATCGCAAAATGTTACGGCGGCGATATCTCGCGCAAGCGCAAATTGCTTGAGAAACAGAAAGAAGGCAAAAAGCGAATGAAAAAGGTGGGCCGTGTCGAAATACCGCAGGAAGCCTTTCTGGCCGTATTAAAAGTCAACGAGAGTTAG
- a CDS encoding penicillin acylase family protein, with protein MSNLLRRPTRSSLFFPLILFVAFALLSGTSAAAPAGDRDRWERHAANVIITRDDWGIAHVKGTTDADAVFGAIYAQAEDDFNRIETNYLNAMGRLAEAEGEAAIWSDLRMKIFIDPVELKGQFERSPEWLKKLMAAWADGLNFYLAKNPGVKPRVITRFEPWMPLAFSEGSIGGDIESIDLQRLRAFYDTSVGASVASLEPDPFPEPLGSNGIAIAPKNTKDGKALLLINPHTSFFFRSELQMTSDEGLNAYGASTWGQFFIYQGFNERLGWMHTSSDVDAIDEYLETVIKRDGRHYYKHGTAEKPLVVKAITIRYKTKEGMADRTFTTYRTHHGPVIRSEGNKWVTVALMHKPVEALMQSYGRTKAKSLAEFKKIMELHANSSNATLYADADGNIAYFHPNFIPRRNDKFDWTKPVDGSDPETDWGKLLTMEESPTLVNPASGWVYNTNNWPWTAAGASSLKQADFPRYVDSGTENARGIHAIRLLADRSDFTLESLNAAAYSTQMPWFEKPIPALVKAWDALPAGDPLKARLDAQIKLLRKWDFRWSTGSVETSLAVFWGEAMGRAVAAEARREAMPIDAFIATKAPPKQMLETLVSVSDKISADFGKWQTPWGEINRFQRLTNDIVHPFDDAKPSIPVGFVSGNFGSLASYAARRNSGTKRIYGTYGNSFVAVVEFGKTVRAKAITAGGESGDPRSKHFNDQAERYSTGSLREVYFYPSQLKDKVTRQYRPGE; from the coding sequence ATGTCGAATCTACTGCGCCGTCCCACCCGATCCTCGTTGTTTTTCCCTCTCATTCTTTTTGTTGCGTTCGCTCTGTTATCGGGTACCTCCGCTGCCGCGCCGGCCGGCGACCGTGATCGTTGGGAACGGCACGCCGCAAATGTCATCATTACCCGCGACGATTGGGGTATCGCGCATGTCAAGGGCACGACCGATGCTGACGCTGTGTTCGGTGCGATCTATGCGCAGGCCGAAGACGATTTCAATCGCATCGAGACAAACTATTTGAATGCGATGGGACGGCTTGCCGAGGCCGAAGGCGAGGCTGCGATCTGGAGCGATCTTCGCATGAAGATCTTTATCGATCCCGTAGAGTTAAAGGGACAATTCGAGAGGAGTCCGGAATGGTTGAAGAAGCTGATGGCGGCATGGGCCGATGGGCTGAACTTCTACCTGGCAAAGAACCCCGGCGTAAAGCCGCGCGTGATCACACGCTTCGAACCGTGGATGCCGCTTGCCTTTAGTGAAGGCAGTATCGGCGGCGACATCGAGAGCATAGATCTTCAGCGGCTCCGCGCATTCTATGACACTTCGGTCGGCGCGTCGGTCGCAAGTCTCGAACCCGATCCATTCCCTGAACCGCTCGGCTCGAACGGCATCGCGATCGCGCCCAAGAATACGAAGGATGGCAAAGCATTGCTGCTGATCAATCCCCACACGTCTTTTTTCTTCCGGTCGGAACTGCAGATGACGAGCGATGAGGGATTGAACGCTTACGGCGCGTCGACCTGGGGACAGTTTTTCATCTATCAGGGATTCAACGAGAGGCTTGGCTGGATGCACACCTCGAGCGATGTCGACGCGATCGATGAATATCTTGAGACCGTTATCAAACGAGACGGCAGACATTATTACAAACATGGTACGGCCGAGAAACCGCTGGTGGTCAAAGCGATCACGATCCGATACAAGACAAAAGAAGGAATGGCCGACCGGACATTCACGACCTATCGAACGCATCACGGGCCGGTCATCAGGTCAGAGGGCAACAAATGGGTGACGGTCGCGCTGATGCACAAACCGGTCGAAGCACTGATGCAGTCATACGGCCGGACGAAAGCGAAGAGTTTGGCCGAGTTCAAAAAGATAATGGAGCTGCACGCTAATTCGTCGAACGCGACGCTCTATGCCGATGCCGACGGCAACATCGCGTATTTCCATCCGAACTTCATTCCGCGCCGTAATGATAAATTTGATTGGACAAAACCGGTTGACGGCAGCGATCCAGAGACGGATTGGGGCAAACTTCTGACGATGGAGGAATCGCCCACGCTTGTCAATCCGGCCAGCGGCTGGGTCTATAACACGAATAACTGGCCTTGGACAGCTGCCGGCGCGAGCAGCCTAAAACAAGCGGACTTTCCCCGTTATGTCGATAGCGGAACTGAGAACGCCCGCGGAATTCACGCCATTCGTTTGCTTGCGGATCGGAGCGACTTCACGCTCGAATCTCTGAACGCGGCCGCTTACAGCACTCAGATGCCTTGGTTCGAAAAACCGATCCCGGCGCTTGTGAAAGCATGGGACGCTTTGCCCGCCGGCGATCCGCTCAAAGCCAGACTCGACGCGCAGATCAAGCTGCTGCGAAAATGGGACTTTCGCTGGTCGACCGGCTCGGTCGAAACTTCGCTCGCTGTCTTTTGGGGAGAGGCTATGGGCCGTGCCGTTGCCGCCGAAGCACGGCGCGAAGCAATGCCGATCGACGCATTTATTGCGACAAAAGCACCGCCAAAACAAATGCTCGAAACGTTGGTGTCAGTTTCAGACAAGATCTCCGCGGATTTCGGAAAATGGCAGACGCCGTGGGGCGAGATAAACCGTTTTCAGCGTTTGACCAATGACATCGTTCACCCATTCGACGATGCAAAACCGAGCATTCCGGTCGGTTTCGTTTCGGGGAATTTTGGCTCGCTTGCCTCGTACGCCGCCCGCCGCAATTCGGGCACGAAAAGGATCTACGGAACTTACGGAAACAGCTTTGTAGCGGTCGTCGAGTTCGGCAAGACCGTTCGTGCTAAAGCGATCACGGCCGGCGGTGAAAGTGGCGATCCAAGGTCAAAGCACTTCAACGACCAGGCCGAACGCTATTCGACCGGCAGCCTGCGCGAGGTCTACTTTTATCCGTCGCAGCTAAAAGACAAGGTGACGCGACAGTATCGCCCGGGCGAGTAG
- a CDS encoding enterochelin esterase, with protein MAVEFTVKVDPSVVTDGQPLSGRLLIFMRKDDGKPSDGFGVNSRDPKAVWVSGIEIRNLEPGKPVIVDPDRLSFPSAFSTADAGSYQIFALLDRDHSYTYNGPGPGDVYSQVVKAAMPTAMAELTLYKSIPERKPDIPANVRLIDLESSLLSAFWGRPVLMKAAVFLPPDYDGSKERYPVFYHITGYGGTRFSALRGAAQLTADMTSGKRPPMIHVYLESQMSLGHHTWADSANNGPWGTALAKELIPYLEKQFRMDAKPSGRFLTGHSSGGWATLWLMVTNPDLFGATWSTAPDPVDFRNFTGPDIYTAKNAYLRPEGGDYNLVRDKGTELMSIRQYAQRERVLGYYGGQFGAFNAVFSPKGPDGQPMQLFDIDTGRIDPEVAKAWERYDISLLLRRNWATLGPKLKGKINIIVGTADTFHLDESVRLLDAELKKLGSDARIEYIEGKTHSDLYNDGLADRIAWEMYRLARPKARATAK; from the coding sequence ATGGCAGTTGAGTTCACCGTGAAGGTCGATCCGTCGGTAGTAACCGATGGCCAGCCTCTCTCCGGACGGCTGCTGATCTTTATGCGTAAGGACGACGGAAAGCCGAGCGACGGTTTTGGAGTTAATTCGCGGGATCCGAAAGCGGTTTGGGTTTCGGGTATTGAGATACGCAATCTCGAGCCCGGAAAACCGGTAATCGTCGATCCGGATCGGCTTTCCTTCCCGTCGGCGTTCTCTACTGCAGACGCAGGCTCTTACCAGATATTCGCGTTGCTCGACCGTGACCATTCTTACACCTACAACGGCCCCGGACCGGGCGATGTTTACAGCCAGGTCGTGAAAGCAGCTATGCCGACGGCGATGGCCGAGTTGACACTGTACAAGTCGATCCCGGAACGAAAGCCGGACATTCCGGCTAACGTACGGTTGATCGATCTTGAAAGCTCGCTGCTCTCTGCATTTTGGGGACGTCCTGTGTTAATGAAAGCCGCGGTCTTTCTGCCGCCCGATTATGACGGTTCGAAAGAAAGGTATCCGGTGTTTTACCACATTACAGGCTATGGAGGCACGCGCTTTAGTGCCTTGCGCGGTGCGGCACAGTTAACGGCTGATATGACCTCGGGTAAACGGCCGCCGATGATCCATGTATATCTCGAGTCGCAAATGTCGCTCGGGCATCACACATGGGCTGATTCCGCCAACAATGGCCCGTGGGGAACAGCACTTGCAAAAGAGCTTATCCCATATCTGGAAAAGCAATTTCGGATGGACGCAAAACCGTCCGGCAGATTCCTTACCGGCCATTCATCCGGCGGCTGGGCTACGCTTTGGCTGATGGTCACAAACCCTGATCTTTTCGGAGCAACGTGGTCGACCGCCCCTGACCCGGTTGATTTTCGCAACTTTACAGGACCCGATATTTATACCGCAAAAAACGCATACCTCCGTCCGGAGGGCGGCGATTACAATCTCGTCCGAGACAAAGGGACCGAACTCATGTCGATAAGGCAGTACGCCCAGCGGGAACGCGTCCTCGGCTACTACGGAGGACAATTTGGCGCTTTCAACGCGGTCTTCAGTCCAAAAGGGCCAGACGGCCAGCCGATGCAACTTTTTGATATCGACACCGGCCGCATTGATCCCGAGGTAGCAAAGGCATGGGAGAGATACGATATCTCGCTCCTGCTTCGCAGGAATTGGGCGACGCTTGGCCCAAAGCTTAAGGGTAAGATCAACATCATCGTCGGTACTGCAGACACCTTTCACCTTGACGAATCGGTTCGTTTGCTTGATGCGGAGCTAAAGAAACTCGGCAGTGACGCACGTATCGAATACATCGAAGGAAAGACGCATTCTGACCTCTACAACGACGGTCTGGCCGACCGGATCGCGTGGGAGATGTACCGGCTAGCGCGTCCGAAGGCAAGGGCCACGGCAAAATAG
- a CDS encoding phosphomannomutase/phosphoglucomutase, with amino-acid sequence MDTNIFREYDIRGVVGQQLTDDSVAIISRAIGTFFQKYGAKKIAVGFDARASSAGFAEILSNGLNASGCDVLKIGMVPTPVLYYAVFAKEVDGGVMITGSHNPSDHNGFKICLGKAALFGPQIQEIKEIALSKAFADGSGSIEAVSVTNEYCLDVVNNISMGPRKLKVVVDSGNGMGGVTGVPIYQVLGADVIELFTKPDPEFPNHHPDPTVVENLATLIKTVPEFEADLGIAFDGDGDRIGVIDETGRIIWGDELMVLLSRSVLNERPGSTIIAEVKCSQRLFDDIEAHGGNPIMWKAGHSLIKEKMRETEAVLAGEMSGHIFFADRYFGFDDATYAGARVLEILSKTEAKLSELLADLPETFSTPELRVDCPDEIKFEVVAKIADRFSRDHEVIKIDGARILFENGWGLVRASNTQAILVLRFEADSDDNLEEIRQIVEASVANAIAATAA; translated from the coding sequence ATGGATACAAACATCTTTCGCGAATACGACATACGAGGAGTTGTCGGCCAGCAATTGACTGACGATTCGGTCGCGATCATCTCTCGCGCAATTGGTACTTTCTTTCAGAAATACGGCGCGAAAAAGATCGCTGTCGGGTTCGATGCCCGTGCGAGTTCGGCCGGATTTGCCGAGATCCTTTCAAACGGGCTTAATGCCTCCGGCTGTGACGTATTGAAGATCGGCATGGTCCCAACGCCCGTACTTTACTACGCGGTCTTCGCAAAAGAAGTTGACGGCGGCGTAATGATCACCGGTTCTCACAATCCCTCGGATCATAACGGGTTCAAGATCTGCCTAGGGAAAGCAGCTTTGTTCGGCCCGCAGATCCAGGAGATCAAAGAGATCGCACTCTCAAAGGCGTTTGCCGATGGCTCAGGCAGCATTGAAGCGGTTTCGGTGACGAACGAATATTGTCTTGATGTCGTCAACAACATTTCAATGGGCCCGAGAAAATTGAAGGTTGTCGTCGATTCAGGGAACGGAATGGGCGGCGTCACGGGCGTACCGATCTATCAGGTCCTTGGAGCCGACGTGATCGAACTGTTCACGAAACCTGACCCCGAATTCCCGAATCACCATCCCGATCCCACCGTCGTCGAGAACCTCGCGACCCTTATCAAGACCGTTCCCGAATTCGAAGCGGACCTGGGGATCGCCTTCGATGGTGACGGAGACCGCATCGGCGTTATCGACGAAACCGGACGGATAATCTGGGGCGACGAACTGATGGTCCTTCTTTCGAGGTCGGTGCTCAACGAACGACCCGGTTCGACGATCATTGCCGAGGTCAAATGCTCGCAAAGGCTCTTTGATGACATCGAAGCTCACGGCGGCAACCCGATAATGTGGAAAGCCGGGCACTCTTTGATAAAAGAAAAGATGCGTGAGACCGAGGCGGTGCTTGCCGGTGAGATGAGCGGCCATATTTTTTTCGCGGACAGGTATTTCGGCTTTGACGACGCAACCTATGCCGGAGCCCGCGTGCTCGAGATCCTTTCGAAGACCGAAGCCAAACTTTCCGAACTGCTTGCCGACCTTCCGGAAACGTTCTCGACGCCTGAACTTCGGGTTGATTGCCCAGATGAGATAAAGTTCGAAGTCGTTGCGAAGATCGCCGACCGTTTTTCGCGGGACCATGAAGTGATCAAGATCGATGGAGCGAGAATACTCTTCGAAAATGGGTGGGGACTCGTGCGTGCTTCAAATACGCAGGCGATCCTTGTCCTTCGCTTCGAAGCCGACAGCGACGACAACCTCGAGGAGATCAGACAGATCGTAGAGGCAAGTGTGGCAAATGCGATCGCTGCCACGGCCGCCTGA
- a CDS encoding VWA domain-containing protein: MKFAFRHFLIFVLVVIVISVTEGYGQVPTPTPPDDTDAVKTFEVRLPVTVTRKKNELISGLTRGDFVVLEDGVPQEVTFFSDERSNPPVFVGVLMDTSPSTKGKLGFSKEAAKNFIYTVTRLRKDKAAFMTFDHEVTLLQDFTDKLDLLDRAVDKVNKTGSQTSLYDAVWQFSDEKLRNVPGRRVIVIITDGDDTFSRAELRDAIDIAQRTETTIFGISTKAGFLGTVPGVEAGTVKDKGDKFLTQLCEETGGQAFFTGDMLELERAFKRISEELRSQYIITYRPANQNYDGRDRKIEVRFTDGQKTKDYNIRTKSSYRAIRDSLR, encoded by the coding sequence ATGAAATTCGCTTTTCGTCATTTCCTTATTTTCGTATTGGTTGTGATCGTTATATCGGTCACAGAGGGATATGGCCAGGTGCCGACACCGACTCCGCCCGATGACACCGACGCCGTCAAGACGTTCGAAGTACGTCTGCCGGTTACCGTGACCCGAAAAAAGAACGAGCTGATCTCAGGTCTGACCCGCGGTGATTTTGTGGTGCTGGAAGACGGTGTTCCGCAGGAGGTCACTTTTTTCAGTGACGAGAGATCAAACCCGCCTGTTTTCGTCGGTGTTTTGATGGATACGTCGCCGTCAACCAAAGGAAAGCTCGGTTTTTCGAAAGAAGCGGCCAAAAATTTTATTTATACGGTCACGCGATTGCGAAAAGACAAGGCGGCATTTATGACCTTTGATCATGAGGTCACGCTGCTCCAGGACTTTACCGACAAACTCGACCTGCTAGACCGTGCGGTCGACAAAGTGAATAAGACCGGATCTCAAACGTCGCTTTATGATGCGGTGTGGCAATTCTCAGATGAAAAGCTCCGAAACGTTCCGGGCCGGCGCGTGATCGTCATCATCACAGACGGTGATGACACATTCAGCAGGGCAGAGCTTCGAGATGCGATCGATATCGCCCAGCGAACCGAAACAACGATCTTCGGCATTTCGACCAAGGCCGGATTCCTGGGAACGGTTCCGGGAGTCGAGGCAGGAACGGTAAAGGATAAAGGCGACAAGTTCCTTACTCAGCTTTGTGAGGAGACAGGCGGCCAGGCATTTTTCACCGGCGACATGCTCGAGCTTGAACGGGCTTTCAAGCGAATATCAGAGGAGCTGAGATCGCAATATATCATCACTTACCGGCCCGCAAATCAAAATTACGATGGACGAGACCGAAAGATCGAGGTCAGGTTTACAGACGGGCAAAAGACGAAGGATTACAATATTCGAACGAAATCGAGCTATCGAGCGATTCGAGACAGCCTGAGATAA
- a CDS encoding VWA domain-containing protein yields MAISAVALGSLAVGSRNVGAQRPDQQTPTPTPTPPIEEEEEVIKVDTETVNVLFTAQDRNRRLLLTLKPEDLEVFENGQKQEISSFARQVDLPLSLAILIDTSGSQERTLPEEKAAAISFLDSVIRPEKDEVAVISFTGESTLEQGMTNNITRLRRAIDRVRFIPPSGYIGGGVVTSGGRVPGTPPISGGNQVIQGSTAIWDSIWVTSEEVLGPAPEKTRRAIILLSDGINTYGKKKLDDAVQAAQRAEAVIYSIGIGDNFYGGVDEGTLKRVSERTGGRAYFPRDEAELRAAFKQIQDEMRSQYLVAYEPSNQTLDGSYRTIEIKVINPELQKQKVQVTHRKGYFAKSRNRK; encoded by the coding sequence TTGGCAATATCTGCCGTTGCTCTAGGCTCGCTCGCCGTTGGATCCCGAAACGTCGGTGCCCAGCGACCCGATCAGCAAACACCAACCCCGACGCCGACACCGCCGATCGAAGAAGAAGAGGAAGTAATAAAGGTCGATACTGAGACCGTAAACGTACTTTTTACCGCTCAGGATCGTAACCGGAGATTGCTGCTGACATTGAAGCCGGAGGATCTGGAAGTTTTTGAGAACGGCCAGAAGCAGGAGATCTCGTCGTTTGCCCGGCAGGTGGATCTGCCGCTGAGCCTCGCGATCCTGATAGATACGAGCGGCTCGCAGGAGCGCACCCTGCCCGAAGAAAAGGCAGCGGCAATTTCGTTTTTAGATTCCGTGATCCGTCCGGAAAAGGACGAGGTTGCGGTTATCTCGTTCACCGGCGAATCGACACTAGAGCAGGGAATGACCAACAACATCACCCGTCTTCGGCGGGCGATCGACCGTGTGCGTTTCATACCTCCGTCCGGTTACATCGGAGGCGGTGTTGTGACGAGCGGCGGCAGGGTTCCGGGCACACCTCCGATTTCCGGCGGCAACCAGGTCATTCAGGGATCGACGGCGATCTGGGATTCGATCTGGGTCACGTCGGAAGAGGTTCTTGGCCCGGCGCCTGAAAAGACACGGCGCGCGATCATACTTTTGTCAGACGGAATAAACACCTACGGTAAGAAAAAGCTGGACGATGCGGTTCAGGCTGCCCAGCGTGCCGAAGCTGTGATCTACTCGATCGGTATCGGCGACAATTTTTACGGCGGTGTAGATGAAGGCACGCTAAAAAGGGTTTCGGAACGAACGGGCGGAAGGGCCTATTTCCCGCGTGACGAAGCCGAATTGCGGGCCGCTTTCAAACAGATCCAGGACGAAATGCGATCACAATATCTCGTCGCTTATGAACCGAGCAATCAGACCTTGGATGGTTCGTATCGGACGATCGAGATAAAGGTCATTAACCCGGAATTGCAAAAGCAAAAAGTTCAGGTGACCCACCGAAAAGGCTACTTCGCAAAATCCCGGAATCGAAAATAA
- a CDS encoding histidine phosphatase family protein codes for MNLQTSIVISALILFFGFCGDVSAQDKLIVLVRHAEKADATSQDPELSAEGKQRAERLIKVAGKYKPGAFYSTNFKRTRETLAPLAAKRKKTVEIYDARKPAELIDAIMKSKYKRHIVAGHSNTIPGLANLIAKKELFKNLDESEYTVIWLVRIKNGKVAKLELLGY; via the coding sequence ATGAATCTCCAAACCTCTATTGTAATATCGGCCTTGATTCTTTTTTTTGGGTTCTGCGGTGACGTCTCTGCACAAGACAAACTGATCGTATTGGTTCGTCACGCTGAAAAAGCGGACGCAACGAGCCAGGATCCGGAGCTTTCTGCCGAAGGGAAGCAGCGGGCCGAGCGGCTGATAAAAGTCGCCGGCAAGTACAAGCCAGGTGCGTTCTATTCGACCAACTTCAAACGAACCCGTGAAACCCTTGCACCGCTTGCGGCAAAGCGCAAGAAGACAGTCGAGATCTATGACGCCCGCAAGCCCGCGGAACTCATCGACGCGATCATGAAGAGCAAGTACAAGCGTCACATCGTTGCCGGGCACAGCAACACGATCCCCGGGCTCGCCAATCTGATCGCAAAAAAGGAATTGTTCAAAAACTTGGACGAATCAGAATACACCGTCATCTGGCTAGTCAGGATAAAGAACGGCAAGGTCGCGAAGCTCGAACTGCTAGGTTACTAG